The DNA region CGATGAAGTGCCAGTAGAGCCCGTAGACCTCGATCCAGTTCTGGTGCCGGGCGAGGAACCCGGCCTTCGCGGCCATCCAGGTCATGCCGAGCAGGAGCGCGATACCGGTGAACAGGTGCAGCGCGTGGAGCAGCGTCGCGACGTAGTAGAGGTTCACGAACAGCCGCGCCGCCGGCGTCTCGGCGAGCGCGAAGGGCCGATTGCTGAGGAACGGCATCATGTGCTCGTCCCAGTCGGCGTAGTACTCGTAGCCCTTGAGCACGAGGAACAGGCCGCCGAGCGCTGCGGTGGCCAGCATCGCCCGGACCATGGCGCGCTGCCAGCCCATCCGCGAGAACTCGATCGCCATCGACATGGTGAGCGAGGAGCAGATCAGCACCACGGTGTTGGTGGCGCCGATCCAGAATTTGAGGTGCTTGGCCGCCGCGACCGTCGCCTCGGGGTGCTGGATCCGGGTGATCAGCGCCACTAGGAACAGGGCCGAGAACAGCAGCAGCTCGGTGATCAGCCACGCCCAGATGCCGAGCGTCGCCGCCTCGCGCTGCTGCGCGACGCTCTCGAAATGCTCGGCGCGGGCGACCCCGACGCCGTCGGCCAGCCGCTCGCTCATCCGTGCTGGTCCCGGGATTCCTGGGCCTGGATCGGGTAGTCGTAGGGGATGCGCGGCACCTCGGGCGGGGACAGGAAATTGTGGGTCGGCGGCGGGGACGAGGTCTCCCACTCGAGCCCCTTCGCGTTCCACGGGTTGGCGGGCGCCTTCCGCCCGAACCACAGGGAATAGACGAGGTACAGCATCGGGAAGAGGTAGCCCGCCGCCAGGATCGTGGCGCCCGCCGAGGACAGGACGTTGAGGAGCTGGAACTCGGCCGGGTAGGTCGCGTAGCGCCGCGGCATCCCGAGATAGCCCAGGATGAATTGCGGGAAGAAGGTCACGTTGAAGCCGAGGAAGATCAGCAGCGCCGACACCCGGCCCCAGGGCTCGCTGTACATCCGGCCGGTGAATTTCGGCCACCAGAAGTGCAGGCCGCCCAGGAACGCCAGCACCGTGCCGCCGACCATGATGTAGTGGAAATGCGCGACCACGAAGTACGTCGCGTGGATGTGCTGGTTGATGGCGAGCGTCGCGAGGTAGAGGCCGGTGAGACCGCCGAGCACGAACAGGCCGATATAGCCCATCGCGTAGAGCATCGGGGTGTCGAGGCGGAGCGCCCCCTTATGGATCGTGGCGGTCCAGTTGTAGACCTTCACGGCCGAGGGCACCGCGACCGCGAAGGACAGGGCGGAGAACACCAGCGAGGCTAGGTCGCTCTGGCCGTTGACGAACATGTGGTGGCCCCAGACGAAGAAGGTCACCGAAGCCAGCCCGATCGACGCGTAGGCGACGAAGCGGTAGCCGAACAGCTTCTTCTGCGCGAAGGCCGGGACGATCTCGGAGATCACCCCCATGCCGGGCAGGACCATGATGTACACGGCCGGGTGCGAGTAGAACCAGAACAGGTGCTGGAACAGCACCGGGTCGCCGCCGTAGGCCGGATCGAACACGCCGATGTGGAAGGCGCGCTCGGCGATCAGCAGGATCAGCGCCGTGGTGATCACGGGCGTGGCGAGCAGGAAGATCAGGCTGGTGGCGTAGTGCGCCCAGACGAAGATCGGCAGCTTGAACCACGTCATGCCGGGCGCCCGCATGGTGTGGATCGTGACCACGAAGTTGAGCCCCGTCAGGATCGACGAGAAGCCCACGATGGTGACCCCGATCAGCGCCGGCAGCACCCAGGTGTTGGAGAAGGCGGTCGAGAGCGGGGCGTAGAAGGTCCAGCCGGTATCGACCCCGCCCAGCACCACCGAGACCAGGGTGAACAGGGCGCCCGCCATGAACACGTACCAGCTCGTCAGGTTGAGCTTCGGGAAGGCGAGGTCCTTGGCCCCGATCATCAGGGGGATCAGGAAGTTGCCGAAGGTCGCGGGGATCGACGGGATCAGGAAGAACCAGACCATCACCACCCCGTGGATGGTGAAGGCCTTGTTGTAGGTGTCGTTGGTCATGATCGCGCCGTTCGGCACGATCAGCGCGAGGCGCACCACGCCCGCTGCGACCGCTCCGATCACGAAGAAGCCGGTGATCGAGGCGAGGTAGAGGAGCGCGATGCGCTTGTGATCGGTGGTGAGGAACCACGAGCGCAGGGTCGATTCCGCGTGCAGGTAATCGGGCTTGCGCCCGATCGTGGATTCCGGGGTGTGGGGTTCGCGGCGGGCGGTGCCGCCGATGCTGCCCGATGCGCTCATCGTGTCGCTCCCGGCGGCGTCGCGTCCGCGGCCTTGCCGGCGGCCGGGGCCGAATAGGATTTCAGGAAATCGATCAAGGTCCCAAGCTCATCCGCCGGGATCCGGCCGGCGAAGCTC from Methylobacterium sp. NMS14P includes:
- a CDS encoding cytochrome c oxidase subunit I is translated as MSASGSIGGTARREPHTPESTIGRKPDYLHAESTLRSWFLTTDHKRIALLYLASITGFFVIGAVAAGVVRLALIVPNGAIMTNDTYNKAFTIHGVVMVWFFLIPSIPATFGNFLIPLMIGAKDLAFPKLNLTSWYVFMAGALFTLVSVVLGGVDTGWTFYAPLSTAFSNTWVLPALIGVTIVGFSSILTGLNFVVTIHTMRAPGMTWFKLPIFVWAHYATSLIFLLATPVITTALILLIAERAFHIGVFDPAYGGDPVLFQHLFWFYSHPAVYIMVLPGMGVISEIVPAFAQKKLFGYRFVAYASIGLASVTFFVWGHHMFVNGQSDLASLVFSALSFAVAVPSAVKVYNWTATIHKGALRLDTPMLYAMGYIGLFVLGGLTGLYLATLAINQHIHATYFVVAHFHYIMVGGTVLAFLGGLHFWWPKFTGRMYSEPWGRVSALLIFLGFNVTFFPQFILGYLGMPRRYATYPAEFQLLNVLSSAGATILAAGYLFPMLYLVYSLWFGRKAPANPWNAKGLEWETSSPPPTHNFLSPPEVPRIPYDYPIQAQESRDQHG
- a CDS encoding cytochrome c oxidase subunit 3 is translated as MSERLADGVGVARAEHFESVAQQREAATLGIWAWLITELLLFSALFLVALITRIQHPEATVAAAKHLKFWIGATNTVVLICSSLTMSMAIEFSRMGWQRAMVRAMLATAALGGLFLVLKGYEYYADWDEHMMPFLSNRPFALAETPAARLFVNLYYVATLLHALHLFTGIALLLGMTWMAAKAGFLARHQNWIEVYGLYWHFIDLVWILAFPILYVVNR